CTAGAATGCCCATGTGGTTGCTTCTATATTGGAAGAACTAAACGCAAGTTAAAAGCAAGACTTGCAGAGCACaaacaagcaatcagatctggtaatcctctctatcctatggcagtgcattataaagacacaaatcatggaagctgtaactctcttaaaatcacagggattgaacatataaaaaattcaattagagggggagataggcttaaaaaactcttgcaaagagaatcattttggatttacacactaaaagctactaatttcccaggtcttaatggagaattagatttagctccttatttataatctcatgttttcttacaatttgtgtaccatatttataattttttctcaaattctagaagtgaaatttcatatttgtaagtattcatccttacaataggattgtttagatgtaaaaagtttttgtgttgtactggccatccaatcagaatgcagtctacctgcccagctttggcaggtgtcattgattggcctttttaacatgggggtgagtgagtatacaaacattttgagccctgacgaaggccctgtgggctgaaacgcgttggcattgatgtttttaacaatttaagccatgtactaataaaggctttttatttttgtacctcctgagtgcctcagatctccttttgccaacatttatgtggatcccttggctgaagagcaccagtgagagcaccagataagatttctcacacccctgcagcacttccagcattttttctacTTACCAAATTGTATTTATATTGCCGTTTTAACCACtcagaaatgtattcatcactcatCCAAAATCTAAACCTTCAACCTGTCTTCTAGATCCTCTTCCCACCACCTTAGTTAAAGCCTGTCTCCCGTCCCTTTTACccctcatcatcaacattatacaGTCATCTCTTGCCACTGGTTCTTTCCCGCTCTGTTTAAGAAGTCTGCTGTCACTCCCATATTAAAAAAGCAAGGTGCTGATCCAAACGACTACAAAAACCTCCGTCCAATCTCTAACCTTCCATTTCTATCCAAAATTCTTGAAAAAGTGGTCGCTGTTCAACTACACTCTCATTTATCCCATAATTCTCTTTATGAAACTTTTCAGTCAGGATTCCGCCCCCATCATAGTACTGAGTCTGCTCTTATCAAAATTACAAATGACCTTCTGTTGGCTGCCGATACCGGTCTTCTCTCCGTCCTCATTCTGCTTGATTTAAGtgctgcttttgactccatttccCACCCCATCTTACTCAAACGACTGTCTGCAATCGGCATTACTGATGCCCCTATGGCTTGGTTCAAATCTTATCTTTCATCACGCACCCAGTTTATACAACTTCACACTTTTCAATCTCTCCCTTCTCCAGTGACTTCCGGTGTTCCACAAGGATCTGTTCTCGGCCCCCTCCTTTTTATCATTATCTACTTCCCATTGGTGGAATTTTTTGCAAACATAACGTTCAATTTCGTTGTTATGCTGACGACACTCAACTCAACTCATCAAGCCTTCCAGTACACTTCCTCCATCCTCCCTCACTGACTGTATCTCTGACATTAGTtcatttataaaattaaaaacactaaaattctatgatctggtggactacaatattttaaaatgtatgtataatgcaaacaaaaggaacttacctgcaggtttaatcaaaagatttacaaaaagacatagtaaatatgatttaaaaggacatgaattatttaatatacctagacatcggatactcataaaggaacattgtgtgtccacatatggagttaaattgtggaataaattaattactgaaatcaagaatgcaaaaacaatattgactttcaaaaataaagagataaaaaatgaaatgattgacttatatatagatctgttacataaatgCATGAGAggaggggggttggggggatGAAAAAATAAGGAAACAAGTCTTTGTAagcatatgtgtatatgtgtatgtatataggtctataactttatgcttctttctgtgtaacttgttttctttctttttttcaattcatgggttgaggttgtgtcagccaaccagtccagaaactatattgttcaaattttttaagaatcatatgattgtttcatttgtattaatgttattttagttaaaaggggcagataacataagtttttcttctttgtcCCCTTTCTCATTTTGTTTTGTCgcaatttagttctgtatttctattttaatgtcaataaatgaaaataaataaataaaacaaaaaaaatgttcctGGCTTTCCTCAACTTTCCGAAAATTAAACTCCAATAAGACCGAAATCCTTTGTTGGCTCCAAATCCACCCTTTCTTTAACTAACAATTTTTCCTTTACCATTGATAACTTCAGTTTCACCCTCCCTCTCGGTAAAAAGCCTGGGTGTCATTTTGGACAGCACACATTCATTTCAGCAACACATCAACGATACCATTAGAGCTGCTTCCTTTCACCTAAGAAATATTAACCGTCTCTGTCCCTCCCTTTCTCCTCAGACTGCTGCCCCCTTGGTCCATAGTCATTAGCcgtcttgattactgcaactcccaTCTATTTGGCCTCCCCCCGAAATCCATCAACCGCTTAcaactggtccagaactctgaACAAACTCCACTGGTTACCTGTCAAATTCCAAATAGAATACAAACTCATGTTGCACACATTCAAATCCATCCATGATCTTGCTCCCCCTTATTTATCTAATCTGCTTAAAACTACCTCCTCCTCTCGCTTACTTCGTTCCTCTGCTTCACCACACCTCGTCGTTCCCAGGATCAGACTCAGTACTATGGGGGGGTCGAGCATTTAGCTACTCCGCTCCTAagctctggaactctcttccacCTAACATCAGGAACCTCGACTCTCTCCACCTTCAAGGCACACCTTAAAACCCATCTGCTCTGGCTGGTATTCTCTTATTTTATTTGCATCTTTTAGCAATGCTGAATAATTGACTGTACTTGTTTTCTTTGTTGTTTCTATGTTTGTCGATTTTTATCTTTACAGTGTCCTTGagagtcctgaaaggcgcttcaaattaaatgcattattattgttattattattaatctgttttttttgtttgttttttggttaGAAAAAAAGAGGGTCATCTAAAGCTCAAATGATCAGGAGGAGAGCCGGCAtgatgagatgatgtgagattaAGCTAtaattcagggtatctgcaggttgaaGGGagctaaatttaagactttttaagaccttttttaaggccactttgaccaaatttaagctatttttaaaattaaatttaagctataatttccagctattacctggaactggtgctaaccacgtcgcgaatatggtattagccatccagttaccattaaacttgcacttccccatggtgcaagctcccactagcttaaccagctaatgcgctcgtctaaaaatagccccctttcacaaccaactgaatgtgtacggttctgcttatgGCAGCTTGCCAatcaatttctctctgggattaataaagtatttttgaattgaattgaacatcaTACAcccaaaatgctgaacactaactagaaattcacaatttttttatagaaataaaaaaatcttgtttattgagtctttggtaatttaagacctttggaaactgtatttaaggattatttgtaatttttaaggatttttagggccttaaatttgtaaaagctaatttaagactttttaaggacccgcggataccctgtataaTTACTCTTTTAGAATCTTTTTATTACAACCGAGTTAACTGACCCAACACCTCAAATGTAACCATATTAGCCAGAGCATTTTAAAATTTAGTGAAAAAAATGTATTTGCTTTATTTTGAATGTCGATGAAATAAAAAATTATATCCTTCCACATTTAGAGCTTCTTTATTTTTTAAGTAGGGGGAATCATTACAGATGTGAGGGATAAACCAGGCAGTATCGCTGAAATAAACACCCGCAGCTCCTCAAATCCTCTGAATCTCGAACAGCCGGATGTCGGTGTCGTACCAGACGGGAGGATCCACGTTGCTGCAACAAGAGAGAAAATCACAAGCGTCCAAGTCTCAGACATTAGATCCAGCAGCTGTAAGACGACAATGTGAAGGGAGAGTGGTTTACCGCAGGTAGATGACTCCCCACATGTAGGTGCGGAACCACATGGCAGTGCCAGCGTTCGCTTGGTACTTCCTGATAAGAATGGGATGAGGAACAGGCAGCAGGCCGACGAGCGTGCCGTGCTGCAGGAACTTCAGGATTTCAGACTCATCTGTTAGACCCCtgagaataaaaataaatctCATCTATTCAGGATCCAAACACGGATGTTTGGTCTCCCTGCATGAACGAGGATCTAAGTCACTTCAGTTCTGAACATTAGTGCATTATGAGTGCTTTATAAACCAGTAGCGGATCTAGGAATTTTGTGAGGatggggccatcaaggggccacaatatttatagaggggccacgtacagtccaacatacttgcatactattcccagttttgtatggtagatacagtttaccACCCACTCAAATCTTCTGTTAgatttcacacactattttgctccttagcgccacgcggccactagtgtttggactcggaattgcatccacctataatctcataaccgcacaaaggacagatgagtgacaggacaggggcactacaggggccaatcatatttcaggaggggccagtgcccctgtggccccgcccctagaaccgccaatgTTATAAACTCCCAATCGGGTTAAATTTGAACATTAGAGAGCATGTTCTAGTTAGATTTTTAGGAATATCCTTCTAATGCAGATACAAGGAAAGCATTCGTTCCCTTATTTGCCCTACAGCCTGCACTATTGGAGAGTAACACTAGTTTTACATATGGACAATATGTGTTACATAATATCCACTCACACATAGAAAAGTAAACAAATGTATCCCACTTGAACAAGCTGACTGATTGCTGAGCTTCGACTTGGAGAGTCTACAACATTTAGTTTAAAGATAAACAATCTCATACTTGTCGATGCAAATCTTTTCCACCTGAGGCACCAGAACCTGCAGCAGCCTCATGATCGTTTGGAGAGGAAGTTTGGATTTCCACGACAACATCTGAGAAAAAGTAAATGATGAGAAGAGTCACCTGACAGCAACAAGAGTCAAAGTTCAGCAGGAGGAACATGTTCTCACCCAGTCTGGGCTGGCGCTCCAGGATGCCTCCGATGAGACGCTCGACATTCGACTCCTTGATGCCACTGGCTGTTTGTGTTTAGTCTGACGACAGATTCAACTTTTAGAAAAAAGAAAACCAAACCCAGGGATTGACAGGTGAAAGGTCAGAGGTACCTCGTGGTTTCTCTTCAACTCGGCGTCACTGACTCCGTGGGTGGCGTTGCTGTCGGCTGGCTTCGCTGCAGATGGTGGAAGTGGCACAGTGATCATCGTCCCGTCTTCACTCACCTGAGACCTCTCTGTTATCTTATCGATTCCTGAAACACAAATTCAAACCTGCTGTCATTTTCATTCCGGGGCTTATTGAAAAGCCTAGATTAATTATTGTGTCTTTAGGGTGAGTTTGAAGCTTTAAATCTTTATCTTGGCTTAGTTTACCAGCTTAGCATAAAGTAAAAACACTGACAAactataaaagaaaaaaatattgaaATTAAAATCTACTTGATCAACAGGGAGCAAAAAATATTTACTGATAGTTTTTTTCTGAAAGCTTATTTTGTCTTTTTGTCATTCCTGACACcaaacatccatccacccatcctattcTGCTTAtttgagggcagcagcctaaacagggaagcctagacttccctctccccagctcctccgggggaatcccaaggcgtttcctggccagctgagagacattgtTCCTCTAGTGCAcacatgtcagactcaaggcccgcgggccagatgcggcccgtggagcatttttatgtggcccgcgagataaatatcaaaaatatattaaaactggcccgctggccgattttaccgcaaagacttcaactcccatgatgctttgcagcgtcagcgcggagccgacgcgcctcctcctctgtgttttttccagcgcctgctgccggtgtctgcagctccgctgtctcggacaaactacactcctctcactcagcgctgagttcactcagctgttttctgacgttgaagcccagaaacggagattctagccgctcagtaatgtgttcacgactgaaagagaaagttttccaactaacgtccagacagagctgatataactccagcgagcagcgacatgctcaaaccagcacgactctgtggtcgtgtttcctccccgacacacaacaacgtggtcaagctgctcagacatgttcagcagcacaaacctatgtgagcacctgttgtcatctaatgttgtcgttattatgatgaagatgaacaaaacaacaggagtctcctcctcagctcagatcagccccatgatgcaggtatctggctggaacaggtgagcatcacagtaaaccagtggagcaaactgagctttaaatatgttggttttatgctctttttctgctccaaaacatgaaagttaacaggtgagatgttgcattttcatttaagataaaatgatatttttattttgttgttggcccgtgagaaaagatttaaaagatttaaagatttaaaagattttaaaaatgctgattataccacaagtaatgaataccactgatgccttttatttaaaactgacttgctcgtgtgtcatttgtttattccacattcagtgttaacgcagaaataagtttgtttcctaatttaaaggttcaaaattgcatatatgttgttaaagaaaatgtgcaaatttgccgtcactttttcaaaaaatattaagtttggccctcgactccgtcccagagtttcatttcggccccgtgtgagtttgagtttgacacccctgatctagtgtgtcctgggtcttcctttaggtctactCCCAATTGGACGTGGCTGgagaacctcaccagggaagcatccatgaggcatcctaactaaatgccagagccacctctattggctcctctcgatgtagaagagcagcagatctactctgagcccctcctgattgaccgagcttctcaccccatctctaagggagagcccagccactctgcggaggaaactaatttcagctgcttgtatccacgatctcgttctttcggtcactacccaaagctcatgaccataggtgaaggtaggaacgtagatcgacccgtAAATTGAGAGctctgccttccggctcagctctctcttcaccacgacagatcggtacaactctcgcagcactgcagacgcagcaccagtccacgTATTTAATAGTAGTTTTTTTTTCGTCCTTTAACAAGCAAGTGCCTATATTTGATCATACGTGCATGCTTTCAACTAGCTGATAAGAGTGTGccgctttgagtctagaatattgatccTTTTCACAATCTTGTAATTGTCTGAGATTCTGAATGTGGGGTATTCATCAGCtgcaagccataatcatcacagttatgacaaataaaggctgaaatatctggctttgcatgtagtgAGTTTATCTCCTATAttggtttcaccttttaagtaaaATTACTGACACAGAAAAAGTACTTTTGCACTATATTCCAATTTTTCGACCTTTATGGAGTTTTTGTAGGTTTATGTTActcgttatttatttttttctacatGCTGTGGTACCTGTGGCTGTCCTGTGAAAtagcaaatggtaaatggccagtaTTTGTAAAGCATCTTCTTATGGGCTctgcacacgggaggcgacatcgcctctcctccattcattttcaatgagacatgcgcgacaaagcgataatcgcgggtctccctcctaccaagcgaaacgcgaaaaaggtgcgtgtgaaattttgcgctcgtgcacgtgtcgtgcacaggcgacgcgattccagaaagttgaaatattttcaacttttcatcgctgtcgctcggacgaggaccaatcaacggaggtttcattcactgaccaatgagcggacaggatgctccgtacatctccgagcaaacatggaggagaagttgattattattatgttttatagtaaaatcagaagtaagatttcacataactctagcagcaccttgtgaaacatcatatctaccgcttttttaactctgaaccgctaaaataaccttaattccctccaacctgacacagccaagcaaaacaacggaagtttcgatttcgccgcggaacagaacgcgtagacggttttgccgctggccgctgccgcggatcgcctcccgtgtgtcaggtaataaaagcgacggcgacaaatttcgctgatcgcggtcgtttgtcgcctcccatgtgtcgagcccatcagggttctgcaaccccccaaggtgctttacaacacaatcagtcatccacacattcacacactggtggtgatgcgctacactgtagccacagctgccctggggcgcactgatggaaCTACCGAACACAGGCACTACCGGtccatccgaccaccaccagcaggcaaggtggcttaagtgtcttgcccaaggacacaacagcagaattctctaccAGGAGCTGGGAATGGTCCTataaccctctgattactggacaacccgctgtccTAGAGTTTGCTGACACCCCTCCAACTATTTTTTGCGGTTTCTATGCACCTTATGgttgtttgattaactttattTAGTATCAAAGCTGTATTCTAAGTCAGATTTGAAGTTTCTAGACTGATCCAGCGTCCTACCTGGAGTGGCCTCTAAACTGGCTTTGAGTGTGCCGGGTTCAGCGGGGGCAGCAGGTCTGGATCCTTCCATGGACTCATCTGTAGAGTTAATGTTGTCTATGCCAGACTTTTTCCTCTTTTGTAAAGCTTTCTGAATGGACGGCCCATCGGTCGGCAGGTTGGCTAGCTGCTGGAAAACGTTGCGCTTACGGATGATGGCGTAAACAAGGTTGGAGTTTCCTAAACGAGAGTTCAGAGCTTTAGGTTGTGTCCTGAATGCTGCCACACGGACGAGCTCGCGTCTTTGTTCTCACCATCAAACTGATACTGAATGATGTTGTTGAAGACCTCCAGCAGGAAAAAGACCAGATTGTGGTTCTGAGGAGCAGTGAGGAGGAACCAGGGAGTGGAGAAGGCCTCTAGGAGGTGGAGCAGCTTGTTGGCTGCTACCATGGAGAGGCTCTTCAGGTACGGTGAAACTGTGGAGGCATAAACATGCTCAGAGATGCCTCAACTCCTCCAGCAGGTGGCAGTAAGTTAGCTGTTTTACTTACTGTTCACGATGATGGTGAGCAGGCAGTCAAACAGAGGATGGAGACGCTGGTGACCACAGGTGATGATTTTATGAAAAATCTAAGAAATATACGAAATATGAATAAAAGTGACTCCAGGGGTCCTGAAAGCTAACAGTTTACAGAACAAACAACACATCTCTGAATCTCCCGGGTGTTCAGTTTCAGGCTTCTCACCACGATGAGCAGATCGGCGTGAGTTCCTGTGAAGACAGGAATGTCCATGGGGACCCGAAGAGTGTAGGGTTTGTTCAGACGAACACCGAAGTTTCTCTCTCCactcagcagcagcaggatgaacACTCCGATGTGCACGAGGCCCACGCGAGCTGCAGCACAAACAGATAGAGCTCACACACTTTAAACTTCTTATTCCATTGTTCTTTAACGGAAATGTACTCACACTGATCTGCCCTGGCGTCGTTCAGGTAGAACAAGATGGGGACCAGCATCTCCAACACGTCGCTGCTCTTCAGCACAAAGAACAGGAACTTCTGCAGCCAAGAACATTCGGGTCAGGTCATCAAACATCCAACAAACGACAGCACGAGGTGCAGAACAAAAACAGCAAATCAACTTCTCGGGTGTTTTGTGACAAAGTTTAAAAATCTCTTGTTGCTCTAAAACCTTCAAACAACCAGCCCTGCTGCCTTTCTTCTGAACCAACAAGGGTTAGCGTTAGCCTGGCCGGCCGTACTCGTCCTCTGCTCTACACAGAGaaggagtctggtaactcacaggcagagaggcacatgaggggcgggactagccagctcaaaaataaccaatcagaaaaaaggcagaaatgccgACCGTACCACGCAACACAGTAGttctttagctgtagtcaaaaatggcgtctggcggcgGCACAAACgtctttgtttagaagaaatgcttttagcgcttcgacTTGTTGTTgttgcgaagccgtttacaagaagggacacagcagactgcacttcttgaggacgcttaggtccttcaatgtctgtagcaagatgctgcagatcttctacaagtctgttgttgagagtgtaatctcttcagccatcgtctgttggggtagcagcatcagaagcagggacctgaaaaggctcaacagcctgatAAAAAAggccggttctgttctggggacgactgtggaaccgctggaggagatcatgcaaagaaggattctccagagaatcaagaaaatgatggacaaccctgagcgttctcttcacaagactgtccgacaacggaagagtgtcttcagtcagaggcttcttcagtttcgctgca
This Nothobranchius furzeri strain GRZ-AD chromosome 16, NfurGRZ-RIMD1, whole genome shotgun sequence DNA region includes the following protein-coding sequences:
- the LOC107387307 gene encoding protein HID1, which produces MGNADTKLHFRKAVIQLTTKTQPVEATDDVFWDQFWSEPIATQDVFALVPAAEIRAVREESPSNLATLCYKAVERLVQCADSGCPSEKEHQVVLNCTRLLTRILPYIFEDADWRGFFWSTIPGAKRTEALDEDDDVNEARPLAESLLLAISDLLFCPDFTVQSHKKEASEDMRPIDSCELIWEAGVGFAQSPPPNYIHDLNRTELLKLLLTCFSEAMYLSPSSDCKVFDPWVSFFCSAENRHALPLFTSLLNVVCAYDPIGYGFPYNHLLFSDYREQLVEQALQILIVTLEHENRSAASAALQALDASTHLPSEEEPEVFFSQPSGPDNLFVNYLSRIHREEDLNFVLKGLARLLNNPLIQTYLPRSTKKIQFHQELLILFWKFCDFNKKFLFFVLKSSDVLEMLVPILFYLNDARADQSRVGLVHIGVFILLLLSGERNFGVRLNKPYTLRVPMDIPVFTGTHADLLIVIFHKIITCGHQRLHPLFDCLLTIIVNISPYLKSLSMVAANKLLHLLEAFSTPWFLLTAPQNHNLVFFLLEVFNNIIQYQFDGNSNLVYAIIRKRNVFQQLANLPTDGPSIQKALQKRKKSGIDNINSTDESMEGSRPAAPAEPGTLKASLEATPGIDKITERSQVSEDGTMITVPLPPSAAKPADSNATHGVSDAELKRNHETKHKQPVASRSRMSSVSSEASWSASPDWMLSWKSKLPLQTIMRLLQVLVPQVEKICIDKGLTDESEILKFLQHGTLVGLLPVPHPILIRKYQANAGTAMWFRTYMWGVIYLRNVDPPVWYDTDIRLFEIQRI